In Leptodactylus fuscus isolate aLepFus1 chromosome 2, aLepFus1.hap2, whole genome shotgun sequence, one genomic interval encodes:
- the PDCD6IP gene encoding programmed cell death 6-interacting protein: protein MAAFISVPLKKTSEVDLVKPLSKFIQNTYPSGEEQAEYCRAVDELNKLRKSAVSRPLDKHESSLETVMRYYDQLCSIEPKFPFSEGQLCLTFTWKDAFDKGSLFGGSVKLSLASLGYEKTCVLFNIGALASQIASEQNLDNDEALKAASRYYQLSSGAFSHIKDTVLSSLNRDPTVDISPDTVGSLSIIMLAQAQEVFFLKATRDKMKDAVIAKLANQAADFYGDALKQCQYKDALPKEVYPVLAAKHCLMQAHAEYHQSILAKQQKKFGEEIGRLQHAADLVKTVTSRYDEYVSVKDLSDRVSRALTAAKKDNDFIYHDRVPDLKDLDPIGKAPLVKSTPISVPLSQKYTDLFEKMVPLAVQQSMSLYNQRKGELINGTIARMRDATTLCNGVLASLNLPAAIEDVSGDSVPQSILQKSKAVIEQGGIQTIDQLVKDLPELLLRNKEILEASLKFLDEEEATDNELKCKFKERWQRTPSIELYKPLRSEGANLRNILDKAISADAIVKERYQSQREAISILCKGEADLNASIPSANPAKTMQGSEVVNTLKSLLAHLDEVKKEREQLENDIKSVNFDMTTKFLTALAQDGAINEEALSVTELDRVYGGYTDRVQKNLTKQEDLIGQIQVAHQEFSKMKQSNSEANLREEVLKKLAAGHDSYIELVANLREGTKFYNDLTEVLLKFQGKCSDIVFARKTERDELLKDLQQSIAREPSAPSMPAVPSYQNAASSSTVPASGGSSSTPTPAPRTVYTNKQPPPRPPPPAMPTSAPVPVSAAQNVNPALAGATAPAPAQPLPSTIPSQAQGPPFPTYPGYTGYYGMPMPVGYNPYMYGHQTMPPYLYQPQAGQAPYPTQPSGYPCPQPPFFPPQQ from the coding sequence ATGGCCGCCTTCATCTCCGTGCCCCTGAAGAAGACGTCGGAGGTAGACCTGGTCAAGCCGCTCTCCAAGTTCATCCAGAACACGTACCCGTCCGGGGAAGAACAGGCCGAGTACTGCCGGGCGGTGGACGAGCTGAACAAGCTACGCAAGAGCGCGGTGAGTAGGCCGCTGGATAAACATGAGAGCTCGCTGGAGACCGTCATGAGGTACTACGACCAGCTCTGCTCCATAGAGCCCAAGTTCCCGTTCAGCGAAGGCCAGCTGTGCCTCACCTTTACCTGGAAGGACGCCTTTGATAAGGGCTCTCTGTTCGGGGGCTCGGTGAAGCTCAGCCTGGCCAGCCTGGGCTATGAGAAGACCTGTGTACTCTTCAACATCGGGGCCCTGGCCAGTCAGATCGCCTCGGAGCAGAACCTGGACAATGATGAAGCTCTGAAGGCCGCCTCCAGGTACTACCAGCTGTCCAGTGGGGCCTTCTCCCACATCAAAGACACTGTGCTGTCCTCCCTGAACCGAGACCCCACGGTGGACATCTCCCCTGACACTGTGGGCAGTCTGAGTATCATCATGCTGGCCCAGGCCCAGGAGGTCTTCTTCCTCAAAGCCACCAGAGACAAGATGAAGGATGCTGTCATAGCCAAGCTGGCCAACCAAGCTGCTGACTTCTATGGAGATGCCCTCAAGCAGTGCCAGTACAAAGATGCTCTGCCCAAGGAGGTGTACCCTGTACTGGCGGCCAAGCACTGCCTCATGCAGGCCCATGCAGAGTACCATCAGTCTATCTTGGCAAAGCAACAGAAGAAGTTTGGGGAAGAGATTGGCAGGTTACAGCATGCTGCCGACCTGGTGAAAACCGTCACCTCCAGGTATGATGAGTATGTCAGCGTCAAGGACCTGTCTGACAGAGTCAGCCGTGCACTGACAGCTGCCAAAAAAGACAACGACTTTATTTACCACGATAGAGTCCCAGACTTAAAAGACCTTGACCCAATTGGAAAGGCTCCTCTTGTGAAATCCACCCCTATCTCTGTGCCCCTGAGTCAGAAGTACACCGACTTGTTTGAGAAGATGGTACCTCTTGCTGTACAACAGTCAATGAGTCTGTATAACCAGAGAAAGGGTGAACTGATCAATGGCACAATTGCCAGGATGCGTGATGCCACAACCTTATGCAATGGGGTCCTTGCGTCTTTAAATCTTCCTGCTGCAATTGAagatgtttctggtgacagtgtACCTCAGTCTATTTTGCAGAAATCAAAGGCTGTCATTGAGCAAGGTGGTATCCAGACAATTGACCAACTAGTCAAAGACCTTCCAGAGCTTCTCCTGCGAAACAAGGAAATTCTGGAGGCATCACTCAAGTTCCTGGATGAGGAAGAAGCAACCGATAATGAGCTGAAATGCAAATTCAAAGAAAGATGGCAAAGAACACCTTCTATTGAACTGTATAAACCTCTGAGAAGCGAAGGTGCCAACCTGCGCAATATTTTGGATAAAGCCATCTCAGCAGATGCCATTGTGAAAGAGCGGTATCAGTCTCAACGTGAAGCCATCTCCATCTTATGTAAGGGAGAAGCTGATCTCAATGCATCAATTCCTTCTGCCAACCCTGCAAAGACAATGCAGGGCAGTGAGGTTGTAAACACTTTAAAGTCGCTGTTGGCCCATTTAGATGAggtaaagaaagaaagagagcaaCTTGAGAATGATATTAAATCTGTTAATTTTGACATGACAACCAAGTTTCTCACTGCTTTGGCACAAGATGGAGCCATCAATGAAGAAGCTTTGTCTGTGACTGAGCTTGATCGTGTCTATGGAGGGTACACTGACAGAGTACAGAAGAACCTTACAAAGCAGGAGGATCTGATCGGGCAAATACAAGTTGCTCACCAGGAATTCTCAAAGATGAAGCAATCAAACAGTGAGGCCAACCTAAGAGAAGAAGTCTTGAAAAAACTAGCTGCTGGGCATGACAGCTACATTGAACTTGTTGCCAACTTGAGAGAAGGGACAAAGTTCTACAATGACCTGACAGAAGTCCTGCTTAAATTCCAAGGTAAATGCAGTGATATTGTTTTTGCCAGGAAGACTGAAAGAGATGAATTACTAAAGGATTTGCAACAAAGTATTGCCAGAGAACCAAGCGCTCCATCAATGCCAGCTGTACCAAGTTACCAGAATGCTGCTTCATCTTCCACAGTTCCTGCTAGTGGTGGATCATCAAGCACTCCAACACCAGCTCCAAGGACTGTGTATACCAACAAGCAGCCTCCACCACGTCCCCCTCCTCCAGCAATGCCCACAAGTGCACCAGTCCCTGTTAGTGCAGCTCAGAATGTGAACCCTGCCCTTGCAGGTGCTACTGCTCCAGCACCTGCTCAGCCTCTCCCTAGTACTATTCCATCACAGGCACAGGGTCCTCCATTCCCCACCTACCCAGGATATACAGGGTATTATGGGATGCCCATGCCTGTTGGCTATAATCCATATATGTATGGCCATCAAACCATGCCTCCCTACCTATACCAACCACAGGCTGGTCAGGCACCTTACCCGACCCAACCATCTGGTTACCCATGCCCACAGCCACCTTTCTTCCCACCTCAGCAATAA